A single window of Calditrichota bacterium DNA harbors:
- a CDS encoding TolC family protein, whose translation MRHLVLKSFFIGLAVTGLTVSGWAQNKIHLNLKTSLEIAFQKNSQLKIARAKLDQAEAKLGQARTGFFPKLTGQSNYTRLDYAPFIPLKSFGSIFPGGGMFGGATSGSTPKKITIGRAENYGISISLQQPIFTGFKITNGYSIAKHNKKAAEQNYKKAKEDLIFSVEQAYWNLVKAHKFDEIARESIKQMQAHMQDLQNMYNVGMLTRNEILKAQVRLSNVRLMEIKAKNAVELAQTALCNILGLPLDTEVLLDEPLEFIPLPIQNIKQALQLARANRPDLKMIQENVIIGKKMVDMSKGSYLPTIAFVANYGYKYPDREYNPDFYATWTVSVVAQMNLFDWGETYYKQAESEYQLAQIRNTQKMIQDGVTLEVTQSFLQANEAKEKIQVSQKTVEQAKENFRVTENKFKEGMATNTDFLDANGLLTQAKNDYISALADYRISVAKLLKATGTIESEAAGLSETSPKK comes from the coding sequence ATGCGACATTTAGTCTTAAAGTCGTTTTTTATTGGACTTGCAGTTACCGGCCTGACGGTGAGCGGCTGGGCTCAGAACAAAATCCACCTCAATTTAAAAACGAGTCTGGAGATTGCCTTTCAGAAAAATTCCCAGTTGAAAATAGCCCGGGCAAAATTGGATCAGGCCGAAGCCAAATTGGGACAGGCCCGCACCGGATTTTTCCCAAAATTGACCGGCCAGTCCAATTACACACGGTTGGATTACGCCCCGTTTATCCCGCTAAAGTCGTTCGGCAGCATTTTCCCCGGGGGCGGCATGTTTGGCGGAGCGACCAGCGGAAGCACGCCCAAAAAAATCACCATCGGACGAGCGGAAAACTACGGAATTTCCATTTCACTTCAACAACCTATTTTTACAGGATTTAAAATCACAAACGGGTATTCCATTGCAAAGCACAACAAAAAAGCCGCCGAACAGAACTACAAAAAGGCCAAAGAAGATTTAATTTTTTCAGTGGAGCAGGCCTACTGGAATCTGGTGAAGGCCCACAAATTCGACGAAATTGCACGGGAATCGATCAAACAAATGCAGGCCCACATGCAGGATCTGCAAAATATGTACAACGTCGGTATGCTGACCCGGAACGAGATTTTAAAAGCGCAGGTACGGCTTTCAAATGTCCGGCTCATGGAAATCAAGGCAAAAAATGCGGTTGAATTGGCACAAACGGCCCTTTGTAATATCCTGGGCTTGCCGCTGGATACGGAGGTTTTGTTGGATGAACCTCTTGAATTTATTCCACTCCCCATACAAAACATCAAACAGGCCCTTCAGCTGGCCAGAGCCAATCGCCCCGATCTAAAAATGATTCAGGAAAATGTCATCATCGGAAAAAAGATGGTTGATATGAGCAAGGGGTCCTATCTTCCAACCATCGCATTTGTGGCCAATTACGGCTACAAATACCCGGACCGGGAATACAACCCCGACTTTTATGCCACATGGACGGTTTCGGTAGTGGCTCAGATGAATCTTTTCGATTGGGGAGAAACCTACTACAAACAGGCGGAGTCTGAGTACCAATTGGCTCAAATCAGAAACACTCAAAAGATGATTCAGGACGGTGTGACGCTGGAAGTCACCCAGAGTTTTCTTCAAGCCAACGAAGCCAAGGAAAAAATTCAGGTTTCTCAGAAAACCGTGGAACAGGCCAAGGAGAATTTTCGCGTGACCGAGAACAAATTCAAAGAAGGAATGGCCACCAACACCGATTTTCTGGATGCCAACGGACTGCTGACCCAGGCAAAAAACGACTACATTTCGGCTTTGGCCGATTATCGCATTTCGGTTGCGAAGCTCTTAAAAGCGACCGGAACCATCGAATCCGAAGCAGCCGGTTTGTCAGAAACATCGCCCAAAAAATAA